Proteins found in one Brevibacillus brevis genomic segment:
- a CDS encoding GNAT family N-acetyltransferase has product MLIRPFRLGDYSAITRIWQETGLDQSDKESLNDLAQHLAWDSDLVMVAEIEGRVVGVVVGTIDGARAYFYRLAVLPEMQGSGIGRELVEAIEKRFKQRGVNNVLIMVNQSNPEVLPFYLSLGYEVQKYVTLSKKLSS; this is encoded by the coding sequence ATGCTGATTCGTCCGTTTCGACTCGGTGACTATTCGGCTATCACACGTATTTGGCAGGAGACGGGGTTGGACCAATCGGACAAAGAGTCATTGAACGATTTGGCCCAGCATTTGGCTTGGGACAGCGATCTGGTAATGGTTGCAGAAATTGAAGGCAGAGTGGTAGGGGTCGTGGTTGGCACGATCGACGGAGCACGTGCCTATTTCTACCGATTGGCTGTACTTCCAGAGATGCAAGGCTCAGGTATTGGTCGCGAACTCGTTGAAGCAATTGAAAAGCGTTTCAAGCAACGAGGTGTCAATAACGTCTTGATCATGGTCAATCAATCAAATCCGGAAGTCCTTCCGTTTTACCTTTCACTTGGCTATGAAGTACAAAAATATGTTACACTTTCCAAAAAGCTCTCTTCTTAA
- a CDS encoding pyridoxamine 5'-phosphate oxidase family protein has protein sequence MIPIRYSKRTITDQEQIDQFLQVAKVGHLGLSNEIEPYILPLNFAWWNGCIYFHGADSGRKIEMINGNNRVCFSVCEEYGTIASPVPAHIDTAYMSVFIAGTIERVSEPEEMRDAMQSMIDKYVPGYYSEPLPLQHVIKYRSSMGSTTAIFRITPTALTAKGNPLSEEKQFYPGRKIGMDV, from the coding sequence ATGATACCAATTCGTTATTCCAAGCGTACCATCACTGATCAGGAGCAAATTGACCAGTTTTTGCAAGTGGCAAAGGTCGGCCATCTCGGCTTGTCCAATGAAATCGAGCCGTACATCCTGCCTTTGAATTTTGCTTGGTGGAATGGCTGTATTTATTTTCACGGCGCGGATTCTGGCAGAAAGATCGAAATGATCAATGGCAACAACCGCGTATGTTTCAGTGTTTGCGAGGAGTACGGCACAATCGCCTCGCCTGTGCCTGCCCATATCGATACGGCTTACATGAGTGTGTTTATCGCTGGGACCATTGAGCGTGTTTCCGAACCTGAAGAGATGCGCGATGCGATGCAATCCATGATCGACAAGTACGTACCCGGCTATTATTCAGAACCGTTGCCTTTGCAGCATGTCATCAAGTATCGTTCTTCGATGGGCAGTACAACCGCCATCTTCCGGATTACGCCTACCGCGCTAACTGCCAAAGGTAATCCCCTTTCCGAAGAGAAACAGTTCTATCCGGGCAGAAAAATCGGAATGGATGTATAG
- a CDS encoding DUF402 domain-containing protein, protein MSPTPGSNIRIESYKHDHSLHRIWDKSTLIHTSDAVVIGGNDRVKVTEADGREWRTREPAICTFGRGQWFNTIAMIRDDGIYYYCNIGSPFSMKGQLLSYIDYDLDVKVFPDMTYSILDEEEFLLHSKQMNYPPFVVERVQTALREVLDWVSARRGPFQNGFVQRWYERYLLVRDDEE, encoded by the coding sequence ATGTCACCAACTCCGGGCTCCAATATCCGCATAGAAAGTTATAAACATGACCATTCGTTGCACCGCATATGGGACAAATCTACGTTGATTCATACCAGTGATGCGGTGGTGATTGGGGGAAATGATCGGGTCAAGGTGACAGAAGCAGACGGGCGGGAATGGCGTACGCGTGAACCGGCCATTTGTACATTTGGTAGAGGCCAGTGGTTCAATACCATTGCCATGATTCGTGATGACGGTATTTATTATTATTGCAACATTGGTTCGCCCTTCAGCATGAAGGGACAATTGCTAAGCTACATAGACTATGATCTCGACGTAAAAGTGTTTCCCGATATGACGTACTCAATTCTCGACGAAGAGGAGTTTCTTTTGCATAGCAAACAGATGAACTATCCTCCATTTGTTGTGGAAAGAGTGCAGACAGCATTGCGAGAGGTGCTGGATTGGGTAAGCGCACGACGCGGCCCTTTTCAAAACGGCTTCGTCCAACGTTGGTACGAGCGTTATCTTTTAGTGCGAGATGATGAGGAATAA
- a CDS encoding superoxide dismutase: MAHQLPALPYAHNALEPHIDAQTMEIHHGRHHATYVNNLNAALEAHADLQGKTVEELISNLDALPESIRTAVRNNGGGHANHTLFWEIMSPNGGGAPTGELADAINAAFGSFDNFKAEFAKAATTRFGSGWAWLTAEGGKVAISSTPNQDSPIMEGKTPILGLDVWEHAYYLNYQNKRPDYIGAFWNVVNWDEVSKRFAAAK, translated from the coding sequence ATGGCACATCAACTTCCTGCATTGCCTTATGCACACAACGCTTTGGAACCACATATCGACGCGCAAACCATGGAAATCCACCACGGACGCCACCATGCTACTTATGTTAACAACCTGAATGCAGCTCTGGAAGCACACGCAGACCTGCAAGGTAAAACTGTAGAAGAGCTCATCAGCAATCTGGATGCTCTGCCTGAGTCCATCCGCACTGCTGTTCGCAACAACGGTGGAGGCCATGCTAACCACACACTGTTCTGGGAAATCATGAGCCCGAATGGTGGCGGCGCACCAACTGGTGAACTGGCTGACGCAATCAACGCGGCTTTCGGAAGCTTTGACAACTTCAAAGCAGAATTTGCAAAAGCAGCTACTACTCGTTTCGGTTCCGGATGGGCTTGGTTGACTGCAGAAGGCGGAAAAGTAGCAATCAGCTCTACTCCTAACCAAGACAGCCCAATCATGGAAGGTAAAACACCTATCCTTGGTCTGGACGTTTGGGAGCATGCTTACTACCTGAACTACCAAAACAAACGCCCTGACTACATCGGCGCGTTCTGGAATGTTGTAAACTGGGATGAAGTTAGCAAGCGTTTCGCAGCAGCGAAGTAA
- the mutY gene encoding A/G-specific adenine glycosylase, which translates to MARKKESLKYTLPEQFHVFGFAQDLLAWYDSQKRDLPWRINKDPYRIWVSEIMLQQTRVETVKPYYANFMEKFPTVSDLAKAPEDDVLKAWEGLGYYSRARNLQAAAREVTVRYGGVVPDTPEEIATLKGVGPYTAGAILSIAYEKAEPAVDGNVMRVFSRLLYLTDDIAKPATRIKIEHLVRQVIPEGRAGDFNQALMELGAMVCVPRTPQCLTCPVFDYCMARQEGVAEELPVKGKAKPPRPVDLQVGIIVRDGKVLMNKRPDQGLLAGMWEFPTVETEQESDAAKQEALAVGLRERFGIDVEVMQPLGTVQHIFSHLQWNMQVWSCDWIEGEELSAHARYVAWEELDAYTIPMAHQKIRELLGQK; encoded by the coding sequence ATGGCAAGAAAAAAAGAAAGCTTGAAATATACACTTCCTGAACAATTTCATGTGTTTGGCTTTGCACAGGATTTGCTGGCCTGGTACGACTCACAAAAGCGGGATTTGCCTTGGCGGATCAACAAAGACCCCTATCGCATCTGGGTATCGGAGATCATGCTTCAGCAAACACGCGTAGAGACCGTTAAACCTTATTATGCGAATTTCATGGAGAAATTTCCGACGGTGAGTGATTTAGCGAAAGCGCCCGAGGATGATGTCTTAAAAGCGTGGGAAGGACTCGGTTATTACTCCCGCGCGCGCAATCTTCAAGCCGCAGCCCGCGAGGTAACGGTTCGCTATGGAGGAGTTGTGCCGGATACACCAGAAGAGATCGCTACACTAAAAGGTGTCGGGCCGTATACAGCAGGTGCCATTCTTAGCATTGCCTATGAAAAGGCGGAGCCGGCTGTGGATGGAAATGTTATGCGTGTTTTTTCACGCCTGCTGTATTTAACCGATGACATTGCCAAGCCTGCCACAAGAATCAAAATCGAGCATCTCGTACGCCAGGTCATTCCAGAGGGAAGAGCGGGAGATTTTAATCAGGCTTTAATGGAGCTGGGAGCGATGGTTTGTGTGCCGCGCACTCCGCAATGCTTGACCTGTCCGGTGTTTGACTACTGTATGGCGCGTCAGGAGGGAGTGGCAGAAGAGCTGCCGGTCAAAGGCAAAGCCAAACCTCCACGTCCTGTTGATCTGCAAGTAGGCATTATCGTTCGCGACGGCAAAGTCTTGATGAACAAGCGTCCCGATCAGGGGCTTCTCGCTGGCATGTGGGAATTCCCTACTGTTGAAACTGAACAGGAAAGTGATGCTGCCAAGCAGGAGGCACTTGCAGTTGGTTTGCGTGAACGATTCGGAATCGATGTAGAAGTCATGCAGCCGCTGGGTACGGTTCAGCACATCTTCTCCCATTTGCAGTGGAACATGCAAGTATGGTCCTGTGACTGGATCGAAGGGGAAGAGCTCTCCGCTCATGCAAGATACGTAGCTTGGGAGGAATTAGATGCTTACACCATCCCGATGGCGCATCAAAAAATTCGCGAACTATTGGGACAAAAATAA
- a CDS encoding metal-dependent hydrolase, which yields MDTATHFAMGFGLAGLAYLDPVVASTPSLAMAVMIGTVIGSQAPDLDGLVRLRGTAAYIRNHRGVSHSVPALFLWTGAIFVLIQAIMPQHHWLHLLGWIFLAVCLHVFVDLFNSYGTKGLYPFRDKWVALNAIFIFDPFIFAAHLVGFMLWAAGAHPGHVFLWIYVIIAGYYYWRCQVQRRTTELVRQRIGKAGTFTIIPTLSWTYWTFVAKTDQHWYVGEVISGDVVILDTFSIKPENERIAAAKKSYKVQSFLAFTHHVHVETKERSFGYEVKWIDLRYRSRFQGKSHYMFVAVVYLNFDLTIRDSFVGWIHRGEEQLTKKLDSKRS from the coding sequence ATGGATACAGCCACACATTTTGCCATGGGCTTTGGATTGGCCGGGCTCGCCTATCTTGATCCTGTCGTAGCTTCTACTCCGTCACTTGCAATGGCCGTCATGATTGGAACGGTCATTGGCTCGCAGGCACCTGATTTGGATGGCTTAGTCCGCCTTCGTGGTACCGCTGCCTACATTCGCAACCACCGAGGCGTTTCTCACTCGGTTCCCGCTTTATTTCTCTGGACTGGAGCCATTTTCGTTCTCATCCAGGCCATAATGCCACAGCACCATTGGCTGCATTTGCTCGGCTGGATATTCCTGGCCGTCTGTTTACACGTATTCGTTGATTTGTTCAATTCCTATGGCACAAAGGGCCTGTACCCGTTTCGCGACAAATGGGTGGCGCTCAACGCCATTTTCATTTTCGATCCGTTCATTTTCGCTGCTCATCTCGTCGGCTTTATGCTATGGGCAGCAGGTGCGCATCCTGGACACGTCTTTTTATGGATATACGTGATCATTGCCGGGTACTACTACTGGCGTTGTCAGGTGCAAAGACGAACGACCGAGCTGGTTCGTCAGCGAATCGGCAAAGCTGGTACTTTCACCATCATTCCTACTCTTTCCTGGACGTATTGGACCTTCGTCGCCAAGACAGACCAGCATTGGTATGTAGGTGAAGTCATTTCGGGAGACGTCGTCATCTTGGACACCTTCTCCATCAAACCGGAAAATGAGCGGATTGCGGCAGCCAAGAAAAGTTACAAAGTCCAGTCCTTTCTTGCTTTTACCCATCATGTGCACGTAGAAACAAAGGAGCGCTCCTTTGGCTACGAGGTCAAATGGATTGATCTACGCTACCGCTCGCGTTTTCAAGGGAAAAGTCACTACATGTTCGTCGCCGTGGTCTACCTCAACTTTGACCTGACCATCCGTGATTCCTTCGTCGGTTGGATCCACCGCGGAGAAGAACAGCTTACCAAAAAATTGGATTCAAAACGCTCGTAA
- a CDS encoding dioxygenase, with protein MMPSFFIAHGAPLLAIENNAYTEALNQLPSLLPRKPRAIVIFSAHWEAHDQMVGTMDTFPTIHDFGGFPQALYEIEYPAKGEREVADETIRLLQEAGIPVALNTTRGLDHGHWVVLRHIYPDADIPVVALSVNPNLTVKEQYQIGKALSPLREKDVLILGSGGTVHNFSYMNPRESDGATFEWAEQFEDWLQTTLTDWNVEDLANYRELAPHAEKAVPAYGTEHFVPLVYVMGAADDERTAKRLHMSIRYGSLSHTLWQFGDSK; from the coding sequence ATGATGCCGTCTTTTTTCATTGCACATGGTGCCCCGTTACTTGCCATAGAAAACAACGCCTATACAGAAGCACTGAACCAATTGCCTAGCCTGCTTCCACGCAAGCCGCGTGCTATCGTCATATTTTCCGCTCACTGGGAAGCACATGATCAAATGGTGGGAACGATGGACACCTTCCCGACTATTCACGATTTTGGCGGTTTCCCGCAAGCGTTATACGAAATCGAGTACCCGGCAAAAGGAGAGCGTGAAGTAGCGGATGAGACCATCCGACTTCTTCAGGAAGCTGGTATTCCTGTCGCTCTGAACACGACGAGAGGCTTGGACCATGGACACTGGGTTGTTTTGCGCCATATTTATCCGGATGCAGACATTCCTGTTGTTGCTTTATCAGTTAATCCGAACCTGACTGTAAAGGAGCAATACCAGATCGGCAAAGCACTCAGTCCCCTACGCGAAAAAGACGTTCTGATCCTCGGCAGTGGCGGAACTGTCCATAATTTTTCCTATATGAACCCGAGAGAGTCCGATGGTGCTACCTTTGAGTGGGCGGAGCAATTCGAAGACTGGCTGCAAACAACCTTGACTGACTGGAATGTCGAGGATCTCGCCAACTATCGCGAGCTTGCTCCACATGCCGAAAAAGCTGTTCCCGCGTATGGAACCGAGCATTTTGTTCCGCTTGTGTACGTCATGGGAGCTGCTGACGATGAACGTACAGCGAAGCGCCTGCATATGAGCATCCGCTATGGAAGTCTCAGTCACACCCTTTGGCAGTTTGGTGATTCGAAATAA
- the fabL gene encoding enoyl-[acyl-carrier-protein] reductase FabL: MNTTKKVALVTGGTRGIGKAIALQLAEQGYDLVLNYLRNRTAAREAAAELEAKGARVHLIKANVGDVAKIKELFAEIDQEFGRLDVFVNNAASGVLRPLMELEESHWDWTMEINSKALLFCAQEAAKLMIKGGNGGKIVSLSSLGSIRVLDNYTAVGVSKAAVEAITRYLAVELAPHNIVVNAVSGGAVDTDALKHFPNREELLGSSAERTPAGRIVEPEDLANAVMFLLSDKAWMVRGQTLIVDGGISLLT, encoded by the coding sequence ATGAATACAACGAAAAAAGTTGCACTGGTTACTGGCGGGACGCGAGGAATCGGGAAAGCGATTGCTCTTCAATTGGCAGAACAGGGCTATGACCTGGTGCTGAACTATTTGCGTAACCGCACTGCGGCAAGAGAAGCGGCAGCAGAGCTGGAAGCAAAGGGCGCTCGTGTCCATCTGATCAAAGCCAATGTAGGGGATGTAGCAAAAATCAAAGAATTGTTCGCAGAAATTGACCAGGAATTCGGTCGCCTGGATGTCTTTGTAAACAATGCGGCATCGGGTGTATTGCGTCCGCTGATGGAATTGGAAGAAAGCCATTGGGACTGGACCATGGAAATTAACAGCAAGGCGCTGTTGTTCTGTGCCCAAGAAGCGGCAAAACTAATGATCAAGGGCGGCAACGGCGGAAAAATCGTGAGCTTGTCCAGCCTTGGGTCCATTCGCGTTCTCGACAACTATACAGCGGTTGGCGTATCGAAGGCAGCTGTAGAAGCGATTACTCGTTATTTGGCAGTCGAGCTCGCACCGCATAATATTGTAGTAAACGCTGTATCTGGCGGAGCGGTGGATACGGATGCACTCAAACATTTCCCGAATCGTGAAGAATTGCTCGGCAGCTCAGCAGAGCGTACGCCAGCAGGACGCATTGTAGAGCCGGAAGATTTGGCTAATGCTGTGATGTTCTTGCTCTCCGACAAAGCGTGGATGGTTCGCGGACAAACATTGATTGTAGACGGCGGTATTTCTCTTTTGACATAA
- a CDS encoding YrzI family protein encodes MYIPMIFFTIIIEKRKLTPKQIEAKYMQQQALKRMEEQKHQIVTQFPEFLIR; translated from the coding sequence ATGTACATTCCAATGATTTTCTTCACGATCATTATTGAGAAACGAAAATTGACACCGAAGCAAATTGAAGCAAAATACATGCAACAGCAAGCGCTGAAACGCATGGAAGAACAAAAGCATCAGATCGTGACACAATTTCCAGAGTTTTTGATTCGATAA
- a CDS encoding MFS transporter: MLTVFIEYKLDTEKRSHALRLLTKMAERMEAMGARQYRSMEGLDQPGLFVETFEVETVHVYEEIKANRLADQDFCDCISGGAAKLHVWAFRPAELG; the protein is encoded by the coding sequence ATGCTAACGGTTTTCATTGAATATAAGCTGGATACTGAAAAACGAAGTCACGCTCTGAGATTGCTCACCAAGATGGCTGAGCGAATGGAAGCGATGGGTGCACGTCAGTATCGCTCAATGGAGGGCTTGGATCAGCCCGGTCTGTTTGTCGAAACGTTTGAGGTCGAGACTGTTCACGTATACGAAGAAATCAAGGCAAACCGATTGGCAGACCAAGACTTTTGCGACTGTATTTCCGGCGGAGCTGCGAAACTGCATGTGTGGGCGTTTCGTCCCGCGGAACTGGGTTGA
- a CDS encoding methyl-accepting chemotaxis protein, with the protein MKTPGLTVRSKLIATFSTILVIPMLLLGLLSYQSAKAELSDELLTTASENVRLIDALLNHTLLEQSRNVEWIASDIVRQDILEENKMKTKKQLQRFLAMNPEVSEAYIGDENGGMLTASDSKLPEGFDPRKRDWYIAAMKQPGKSIIVDPYVDAITGKVVLGMAMSLPDKSGVLGIDIQLTALDATVKQAKIGTQGFMAILDKNRKMLVNPNGESGVEVTESWADTVYAKESGRLQFQHEGNPVQAVFTTNENTGWKLVGVMYESEAVEAANPIFYTMLVIIIAALVVAGGVIYLILRSLLRPLRMLTEAAEKMSQGDVTQQVDIRNDDELGTLGKAFNHMAESLRSLLHSVNDSVQQLASSAEQLAASADQTSKATEQIAETMQEMAEGTEQQVSHSQEGNAAVEQMSARIGQIAEYTQNVFTAAKESSHLAVTGNKSIQSAVLQMNASSESIHSLAEVVDNLGTRSQEIGNIVDVITAIANQTNLLALNAAIEAARAGESGRGFAVVADEVRKLAEQSASSAQQISQLITAIQAETNHAVIVMDQSKREVTEGIEKVNEAGQSFEQIQSAVNEVAEKIGQVSEATRDFSTRTQQVVEIIGHISEVTLQASDGTRSVSAAAEEQLASMEEIASSAVSLEHLAEELQNQIGQFRI; encoded by the coding sequence ATGAAAACACCCGGACTCACTGTAAGATCCAAGCTAATCGCTACATTTTCCACAATATTAGTAATCCCCATGCTTTTGCTCGGGTTGCTTTCATATCAGAGTGCCAAGGCAGAGTTGTCAGATGAATTGCTTACGACTGCCTCTGAAAATGTTCGATTGATAGATGCGCTTTTGAATCACACATTGCTGGAGCAATCGAGAAATGTAGAATGGATTGCCTCTGATATTGTACGCCAAGACATCTTAGAAGAGAACAAAATGAAAACGAAAAAACAATTGCAACGTTTTCTCGCGATGAACCCAGAAGTGAGTGAAGCGTATATCGGAGACGAAAATGGTGGCATGTTGACCGCGAGTGATTCGAAGCTTCCAGAGGGATTCGACCCGCGAAAAAGGGATTGGTACATAGCAGCTATGAAGCAACCCGGCAAGAGCATCATTGTGGACCCATACGTTGATGCCATAACGGGGAAAGTCGTGTTGGGAATGGCGATGTCCTTGCCAGATAAATCCGGTGTTCTGGGAATTGATATTCAACTGACAGCGCTGGACGCGACGGTCAAGCAAGCGAAAATCGGTACCCAAGGTTTTATGGCGATTTTGGATAAAAACCGAAAAATGCTAGTCAATCCAAATGGAGAGTCTGGCGTGGAGGTTACAGAGTCTTGGGCGGATACTGTATATGCAAAAGAGTCAGGTCGCTTACAATTTCAGCATGAAGGAAACCCCGTCCAAGCCGTGTTTACTACGAATGAAAATACGGGCTGGAAGCTGGTAGGCGTGATGTATGAAAGTGAAGCAGTAGAAGCAGCAAATCCGATTTTTTACACGATGCTCGTGATTATAATTGCTGCGCTGGTGGTAGCTGGCGGAGTCATTTACCTGATTTTGCGCTCCTTACTCCGTCCTCTGCGCATGTTGACAGAAGCGGCGGAAAAAATGAGCCAAGGCGATGTGACACAACAAGTAGATATTCGAAATGACGATGAGCTGGGTACGTTGGGCAAAGCCTTCAATCATATGGCGGAATCTCTTCGGTCCTTGCTTCATTCTGTGAATGATTCTGTTCAGCAGCTAGCTTCTTCGGCGGAGCAGCTCGCAGCAAGTGCGGATCAGACGAGCAAAGCGACAGAACAGATTGCAGAAACCATGCAAGAAATGGCGGAGGGAACCGAGCAGCAAGTCTCTCATTCGCAGGAGGGTAATGCAGCAGTCGAACAAATGTCGGCAAGAATCGGTCAGATCGCAGAGTATACACAAAATGTATTCACTGCAGCCAAGGAATCGTCACACTTGGCAGTGACCGGAAACAAATCCATTCAATCGGCTGTGCTTCAAATGAACGCATCCAGCGAATCGATTCACAGTCTGGCAGAAGTCGTGGATAATCTGGGGACGCGTTCCCAAGAAATCGGAAACATCGTGGATGTGATCACTGCCATCGCAAACCAAACCAATCTGCTCGCACTAAATGCGGCAATCGAAGCGGCTCGAGCTGGGGAGTCTGGACGAGGCTTTGCTGTAGTGGCTGATGAGGTACGCAAGCTGGCAGAGCAATCTGCAAGCTCGGCACAACAAATTAGCCAGCTGATCACCGCGATTCAAGCGGAGACAAACCATGCAGTGATTGTTATGGATCAGAGCAAGCGTGAAGTAACGGAAGGTATTGAAAAGGTGAACGAAGCTGGCCAATCCTTCGAACAAATTCAGTCAGCCGTCAATGAAGTGGCAGAGAAAATCGGTCAGGTATCTGAAGCGACACGTGATTTCTCCACGAGGACACAGCAAGTGGTTGAGATTATTGGTCATATTTCCGAAGTGACACTGCAAGCGTCAGATGGAACGCGGAGTGTATCTGCAGCTGCGGAAGAGCAGCTAGCCTCTATGGAAGAAATCGCTTCCTCAGCCGTTTCTCTCGAACATCTCGCGGAGGAATTGCAAAACCAGATCGGCCAATTTCGTATCTAA
- a CDS encoding carboxymuconolactone decarboxylase family protein codes for MQARINHRTVNPEAYQTMLKLEKFVNESGLDKKLIEMIKIRASQINGCAFCMDMHTQDARKLGETEQRIYLLSVWRESAVYTEAERAVLALTEAVTVITANGVSEELYQQVREHFDENQYVALIMAINTINSWNRIAISTGMSAPYNK; via the coding sequence ATGCAAGCTAGAATCAATCATCGTACAGTGAATCCCGAAGCGTATCAAACCATGCTCAAGCTGGAAAAATTCGTGAATGAAAGCGGCTTGGACAAAAAACTGATTGAGATGATCAAAATTCGTGCTTCCCAAATCAATGGCTGCGCCTTTTGCATGGATATGCATACGCAAGATGCGCGCAAGCTCGGTGAGACAGAGCAACGAATTTATTTGCTCAGTGTATGGAGAGAATCAGCGGTTTACACAGAGGCAGAGCGGGCCGTCCTTGCTTTGACAGAAGCTGTCACGGTCATTACAGCTAACGGTGTTTCAGAAGAGCTCTACCAGCAGGTTCGCGAGCATTTTGACGAGAACCAGTACGTTGCCTTGATTATGGCGATCAATACGATCAACAGCTGGAACCGAATCGCGATTTCGACAGGAATGAGTGCTCCATATAATAAGTAA
- a CDS encoding Cof-type HAD-IIB family hydrolase — MQELQRNKIEVVLATGRAHYYFDKLAQQCGIDSYVSCNGAYVVYQGKTIYDRPIPPKTLDQLQQIAAQHDHPIVFQGSTAGFSTHQQHPYLDWTFQQLKLDSPDHNADFAYSENIYQALLFTPDAHEQRYREEIPALSFIRWHEYCIDVFAKGGSKALGIEALLSHIGLAPSKAVAFGDGLNDKEMLSYVGMGIAMGNAHKALLPYANYVTRHVDDGGISHGLRYIGLIK; from the coding sequence ATTCAAGAGCTGCAAAGAAACAAGATCGAGGTCGTCTTAGCAACAGGCAGAGCTCATTATTATTTTGACAAGCTTGCCCAGCAGTGCGGCATCGACTCGTATGTCAGTTGCAATGGCGCATATGTCGTCTATCAAGGAAAAACCATTTATGATCGCCCCATCCCGCCAAAAACACTCGATCAATTGCAACAGATCGCGGCCCAGCACGACCATCCCATCGTGTTTCAAGGCAGTACGGCGGGCTTTTCTACCCATCAGCAGCATCCTTATTTGGATTGGACCTTTCAGCAATTGAAGCTTGATTCCCCCGATCACAATGCGGACTTCGCCTATTCTGAAAATATTTATCAGGCGCTGTTGTTTACGCCAGATGCGCATGAACAGCGGTACAGAGAAGAGATTCCCGCTCTCTCGTTTATACGCTGGCATGAGTATTGTATAGATGTTTTTGCGAAAGGCGGTTCCAAAGCGCTTGGTATTGAAGCGCTCCTCTCGCATATCGGGCTTGCGCCAAGCAAGGCAGTTGCTTTTGGAGACGGTCTGAATGACAAAGAAATGCTCTCTTATGTCGGGATGGGGATCGCGATGGGCAATGCGCATAAAGCTTTATTGCCGTATGCCAATTACGTAACGCGACACGTCGATGATGGCGGGATATCTCACGGCTTGCGTTATATCGGACTGATAAAATAA
- the sigJ gene encoding RNA polymerase sigma factor SigJ — protein sequence MTVHMEDVYREYKSLLFSLAYRMTGSVTEAEDIVQDTFLALAGTDIQDIHHVKSYLCKAVTNRCLDLLKSARWKREQYVGEWLPEPMLDASETNDPLHTVIAEEAVSYGLLVLLENLPSTLRAVFVLRTALGYEYSEIATMLEMTEVNCRKKFSLARKKLAEAGYQAIIPQSNRISSLVEQLMQAISKSDAKALIGLLTKDAVFVSDGGGKVRAAIHPVFSDERITAFWMGVWPRWASHATMQIRSINGQDGIAVYSEGQLKAIMQITMNEEDRIESLYMIVNPDKLAHLQKENG from the coding sequence ATGACCGTGCACATGGAGGATGTTTATCGGGAGTATAAATCATTACTGTTTTCCCTTGCTTACCGGATGACGGGCTCGGTAACGGAAGCGGAGGACATTGTTCAGGATACATTTCTTGCATTGGCAGGTACCGACATCCAAGACATTCACCATGTGAAAAGCTATCTGTGCAAAGCTGTGACCAATCGCTGTCTGGACTTATTAAAATCTGCCCGTTGGAAGCGGGAGCAATATGTAGGGGAATGGCTGCCAGAGCCGATGCTGGACGCTTCGGAAACCAATGATCCCTTGCATACGGTGATTGCCGAAGAAGCAGTCTCATATGGCTTGCTTGTTCTCTTGGAGAATTTACCGTCGACACTACGGGCCGTTTTTGTGCTCCGAACAGCACTCGGCTACGAATACAGTGAAATTGCCACGATGCTCGAAATGACCGAAGTAAATTGCCGGAAGAAGTTTAGCCTCGCAAGAAAAAAGCTGGCTGAAGCAGGATATCAGGCGATCATCCCTCAGTCGAATCGGATTTCGAGCCTGGTAGAGCAGCTAATGCAGGCCATCTCCAAGTCAGATGCGAAGGCATTGATCGGCCTTTTGACAAAAGATGCTGTGTTTGTCAGCGATGGTGGCGGGAAAGTCCGTGCGGCTATTCATCCCGTCTTCTCAGACGAGCGGATTACGGCCTTCTGGATGGGGGTATGGCCAAGGTGGGCTTCTCATGCTACCATGCAAATTCGCTCGATCAATGGCCAGGATGGAATCGCTGTCTACTCCGAAGGTCAGCTGAAAGCGATCATGCAGATCACAATGAATGAAGAAGATCGCATTGAAAGTTTGTACATGATAGTCAATCCAGATAAGCTTGCCCATTTGCAAAAAGAAAATGGATGA